The segment TAGTGAGGGGTTTGCCGTTACAATCTATGTTGGTGAGGGGCGAGATAGTAATCGCTATAAATACGAAATCCTTACTAAACGAAATCGTGAAGCGGAGCTTTTTCAAATCGTCGAACAATTTGAGCCGAATGCCTTTATTATTTCCTATGAGCCTAAATCATTTAAAGGTGGCTTCTTAGTTGCTCGTATGAAGGCAAGACAAAAATAACTAGCAGAAAGGGAGTCGCTACATCTAGACTCCCTTTTCCTTTGTTATTGAGCGACTAGCTTAAGGAATTGGGTGAATACTCCTCTGCATTAATTGACGCATTAGCTTCGACCCAGTTTTTAAATAACTCAAAGTCTGTATAGACAACTTGCTTGTAGTGCATAGCCTGTAATAGAATATGCTCTATAAAAATTGTATGGTTTTTACCAATAGCTTTTAAAATTTCATCTTCACTATGATATGTGAACACATGTGAGTAGTCGATATCGGCTCTGGCATGGATTTTGGCAGCAATTTGTCCCATAATTGCAGTTGTTGTATAGTAATCCTCTAAGCTTTTGTAGTTTTTTGGCTTTACCTTTTTCTTAAATGGTGAACGTTCACGAATATAAAATTCTTGCCCATCCAGTGTTACATAGGCAAGGTGAGGATCTTCTAAATGGTGCATAGCCTTTTGTGTACCGACAACACGTGCACCTTGATGACTATATATATTCCAAAAATCCTCGTGATATGGTAGGAAGTAAGCTGGAATAGCTGTGCGAACCTCCTTCATTTCTAGCACAATATCACCCTCTACTAAAATATAGTAGCGTTTTAAACCAATGGAGGCGGTGCCAGAGCCATATTTAATGGCGATGTCCTTAATTGTATAGTTGGTTAAAGCATTTGAAATCGCTTCATATTCCTCTGCTGAAACAGGCTGTATTTCCTCCTTCCATTGAAAAACATGCTTGCCATCCTCGTTAATTTGTGTAATATCTTGCACAAATTGAGTGCTTTGGCGTTTCTCCAGCTTTTTCAGCATCTTTTTAATAGGCCCCTTTGTATTATCCTTTGTAAAGAGCATTGTCATTGGGTCATCCTGCTGACGCTGAAAACGTTTCAGCTGCTGAAGGTAGCTGCTCAGAAAGCTTTGAATCGCTGTTTCCTGGGCTGCGTTATGTAGGAGCCAACATAGCCCTCATCAAAATCATTCACATCAAATACAATATTGCCTGTTTCATTTTGAAAAGCGCCAAAGTTGTCCATATGCATATCGCCCTGAATCCAAGTTGGTTTTATATCAGGTGTGTGGAAGATAGAAGCAATCTTTGTCACATCAAAATAAAATAAGTATGCACTACCACGGAAAAAACGAAATGGACTTTCCAGCATTTTTCGATATTTCTCCAAGCGTTGAGCCTCTGTTAAACTCATACGTTGACCATCAAATTCCTCAAAAATCGTTGCTAATAGCTGTTCTCTTAAATGTACCCTTGTTTGTTTAACTTGCTCTAATAAAGCATGTCCCATTTTTATCAGCTCCCTTTGTTTTTAAGTATATACGGAAGATATAGCAATAGGTTTCAAAACCATTCAAAAAATGTCTATGTATCTTATGCGATTTTATAACATGTTCAATAATTTGCTTTCATACTATAAGACATGCTTAGTTGCAGAGGGGGGTAATATGTATTTTTTGACCAAAAGCCTTGTTATTATAATAGGAAGTATTGCTTTATCATTAGGCATTAATGTGTTTTTAACACCCCATGAAATTTTAGATGGGGGTGTTGTGGGACTAGCGCTTATTTTACATTATTTATATAAGCTAAAAATTGGTTTAATGATTATTCTCATTAGTATTCCAATTTTTATTATTGCTTGGTTTAAATATAGAGCCTATTTTTACAATAGTGTGCATGGCTTAATTACTTCTTCCTTTATTATTGATTTGCTAAAGCCAGTAAGGAATATTGTACAAATAGATGCTCTTTATAGTGCCATATGTGGAGGTATTCTCGTAGGCTTTGGTATTGGCTTAATGCTTCGATTTCAGACAAGCACTGGTGGGACAGATTTAATTGCTCAATTTATCTGTGACAAAACAGGCATCAATGTAGGTGTTCTTATCTTTTTTATTGATTCCATTGTTATTGTAATTGGTGGACTTCTTTTATCCTCAACAACGTTTTTGTTATCAATTATTACGGTGTTAGTTGTAGGGCTTACAACAAGTATGATGACAAGCCGCATATAAAAAAATAGCTCCAGTATACACTGAAACTATATTTTCATCAGCTTCTTTTTCGGGTGTGCAGGCTTTACTTCTGCAAGGAGTATCGCAAGTAAAATAAGCGCTGCACCTGCAATCATACGTCCTGTTAATAGCTCATGTAAAAAGAGCACGGAAAATGCCATGCCGAAGAATGATTCCATTGATAAGATAATAGCACCCTTTGTAGCGGATGTATGTTTATAGGCTATATTTTGACATAAATAAGCAATGACTGTTGAGAAAATCGCTAAATATACAATGGATAGCATACCTTCTTTTTCGATGCTTGTTGGTATATCCCCTTGTCCAATCACAATGATTATCCCTATGATCGAAGCGGATATAAATTGGATAATGGTTAATGTAATAGGGTCCTCTTTTTTTACAAAGAGATTTGTATAGAAAATATCAAAGGCAAAGCCAACAGCACAGGCCAATGATAACAGGTCGCCTATATTGATTGTCAATGAGCCTTCAAGCGATAAAAGTCCAATTCCGAAAATTGCCATAAAAGCACCGATAATCTCATAGCCATCAATACGGCGTTTATACACCGCAAGCGCAATTAGCGGCACAATAATAACATTCACAGCGGTTAGAAAGGCATTTTTTGATGGTGTTGTATATTCGAGTCCAACGGTTTGTAGCGCGAATGCTGTATATAAAATTGCGCCTAATATCGCACCTTTCCAAATAACTGATTTCGAAGCTTTTTTTAATCTTTTACCGAATAATAAAATTAAAATCAGTGTTGCTAAAGCAAAGCGAGCAGCCATCAATTGATAGGCTGTGAAATATTCTAAGGCAATGGCTGTTACGACAAATCCACTACCCCAAACGATTGCAGTAATCAGCAGCATACCATCAGCTATATAGGTTTTCATTTTTCTTCTTTCCTCCTAACTTCACTAGAATAGCATAAGAAAGAGGGAAATAATTTAATTTTATTTCTAAATATTCAGGCGTTTTTTTGTACTTATTCCAAAGCAATTACTCAACATTTAATAGGCTATGTAATAAGTACAATTTAACGGCTGCGGAAAGGCGTTCATAAAAAACATGATCATTATCTATAGGTGCCACTAGCTGACGTATTTTTGTCATGCGATAGCGAATTGTATTGGGATGGCAAAATTGTGCTACAGCTACTTCCTTAATATTTCCCTTTTTAATAATATAGTTGATAGCTGTTTCCATTAAATCTGGGTCTGCCTTATGATTCAGTAAAGGGTCTAAAAACTCTGTAACATATTCCATTGCAAATGCTGGCTCTTTTCGATAAAGCTCAATAAATAAACGATCAGATGCAAGGCTTTTATAATGATAGCTTGGTAGCATATCAATTTTAGCTAGAATACTAGCAAAAAAGGCTTCCCGTAAAGCGACAGGAAATCCAGTTTGGCTATTATAACAGCTACTATAGCCGAAAGTGATTGTATCCGTAGGGATGGCGTATAATGCTAACCATTCATGTAAAACCTTGTCAAATTGAAACTGCTGGGATGAGTGCGTCATAATAATAAAAATGCTCTGTTTATAGGTACATACCAGACCTGATTTTAAGAGTGACTCTAACGAGAAAAAGGGTTGCATCCAGCTAGGGTGAGATAAGGTATCTGCTCGTAAATTTGCTACAAATACATATTTTTCAAAGGGTTTATTAAGTTGCTGTAAAATAGATTGAACTTGCTCTTGTGTAATATCCTCTTCGATTAGCCTTCGTAATATAGTTTCTAAAAAGAACGAATAATCCTGTGTTTTAGCATAGGCCATCGTTTCTAAAATAATTTTCTCAAAAAACTCATCTCCACCAAATTTTAATATCGGGAAATTTTGCTCCTCTGCATAGGCTAAAACCTCGTCAGGCAAATGCTGAAAAATAACAGGCTTATAGGCTAGGGCACTCGCCCCAAGCTCCACCAAATTTTTAACAGCATTCAATAAATAGTCAGGCTGTTGCTTAGCGAATAGCAAGCTGCTTAGCACAACGCTATTTGGTGTGAAAATCGTTTCTCGTACAGGGTCAATATCTGGTGAAAATTCAAAGTCTAAAATTTCTACATTGTGAACAGCTCTATGTAACCCATTGTGACCTGCAACAACAGTAAAATTTTTTGTAATGGGGAGTTGTAAAAAATTTTCTACATTCATAATGAAACCAAGCCTTTCCTGTAATCAATTACGCCTCAGCGTAATTGTACCTGTCGCTAATGCTTTCGATACAAAAAGAATTTGCTGAACTAAGATAAACTGCTATTCCCTATTATAAAAGGACTGATGAGTAAAAGACCAATAGTATTATGAGCTATGCTAAATAAAAAATTTGCTTGTTTAACGGACAGTCCCACATAAGTAGACTTTTTATTAATACTAATGAAATAGTATAAAAAGCATGTTTCCTGAAAGGGATTTATGAAAAAGTAAGGTAAGAAATAGTGCTGAAGACTTCTTTTTTACACTTGATTCACAGTCTGTTTACAATGAAAGCGTACAATGAACCATAATAACTAATTGGAGAGGTGCAAAAATGGAGTCTGCTATAAGGTATAGGATAAAAACTAGTAATATAGTTTCCCTATTGAAATATTTATATGAAAAATATCGACATAACACATTATATATAAAACGTTTAAAAGCATTAAAGCAAATTATTCAACATAATGATTTGCAGACATACTTTCAGCCTATTGTAGATTTACAAGCAAAGCAAACGATAGGATTTGAAGCATTAAATCGTCCCACACCTTCACAATTATTTTCTAGCGTGGATAAATTTTATGAGTTTGTAGGACAAACAAATTGCGTATTTCTATTTGAGTGCTTTTGTAGAAATCTTTCCTTACAACGTTTCAAGGAGCGGTTATCTGAAAAGAAGATGGACAGAAGCTTTTTAGTGTTTCTTAATATCCATCCGAATGTATTGATAGATAAAAAATATCACAGTGGGGAAACATTACAATTATTAAAAGAACTTGGTATTAAACCTCAGCAAGTAGTTTTCGAATTAACTGAGCGTAGTGCTGTAGTAGATTTTGTGGAATTTGAACGTGTGTTATCTCATTACCGCTCTCAAGGCTATCGTATTGCTGTAGATGATGTAGGCTCAGGCTATAATAGCTTAAAAACGCTTATTTATTTAAAGCCAGAATTTATTAAGCTGGATCGTTCGTTAATTCAGTTTATTGATAAAAATAGGGAGCAACAGCAGCTTGTTACCCTGTTGATGGAATATGCGGAGCAGGCGAACACTAAAATTATTGCTGAAGGAATTGAACGATATGAAGAACTTGAATATTTATCCCGTATAGGTATCCACTATGCACAGGGTTATATGATAGGAAAGCCTGCGGAGGAAATACAATTAGGGAGAATAAGGATGGGTGACTATGAAGATAGGAGAAGTCATTGAAAAAGGTCCATGTATAAACGAATTTATGAAAAATAAAGAAGTGGACAAACTTTTTACAAGCAATCCTTCATTGCGTAGTGTAGTAGTCGTTCGTGATGAAAAACCAATTGGATATATTACACGTACACATTTCTATCAAAAAATAGGCACTCGCTATGGCTATAATTTATTTATGGAACGGCAAAACAAGCTTGTTATTAAAGAAAACTTTTTAATAGTAGATCGTAATATGCTTATTACAGAAGTTAGCACGCTCGCAATGTCTAGGCCTCCAGAAGATTTATATGATGATATTATTGTCACCAAAAATGGCTTATATAATGGAATAGTTAGTATTCGAGAATTACTATTAAGGCTAGTAGATATACAGGTAACGATCGCAAGCTTCTTAAATCCTTTAAGCAGTCTTCCAGGCAATAAATTAATCGATGAAAAGCTAGAGGAAGCATTACAGTTATCAGAATATAGTTTAATATACTTTGATTTAGATCATTTTAAATCATACAATGACACATACGGTTTTAATAAGGGTGATAAGATTTTATTGTATTTAACAGATATTTTAAAAAGGCATATATGCGATGCTGAAGATTTTTTAGGGCATATTGGTGGCGATGATTTTGTTGCTATTCTTCCGCATCATAATATAGAGAAAATTTGCCAAAACATTATAGCTGACTTTGATGCCAATATTTCAAGCTTTTATCATTTAGAGGATTTAACATATGTGCAGGTAGCCAATAGAGCAGGGGAGCTACAGCCTTTAACATGCACTTCTTTATCGATTGCTGTTATTACGAATGAATATCAATGCTTTGACACGGTTGAACAATTGTCGAATGTAGTAACACACGTAAAAAAACAGTGTAAAAAAATAACAGGTAGCTGTTATTTAATTAATAAACAACAAACCTACTTCGTGCATTAAAGAAAACTACGTATGACCTTAAGAAATACTTTTAATTTGTCAACAAAATGGCTTTATAGCAATTTGGATTATATAGAATAGCTTGAGCAGCTCCTATGAAGAAATATCGATCGTTGAATATTATATTTATTATAATAATTGAATTTTTACCATAATTAAGGATTTTAAAATGAGGTTTGTGACTAGAAATAAAGCTTAAAATGGATGTCTATAAACTGCCCCTAGATTATTAAAAAATCTAGGGGCAGTTTATAATTTGTCACCAATTGCAGTGTTAGTGATTAAACTATCTATACATTCAAAAGGATATTTAGATGATTTTCTCTAAAACTAATTCTTTACAATAGGGTGATTGTTACTGAATTTTCCGGGTATACTCATAGGCAAGGAAGCGTTTTATTTTAGAAATTTATTAATCTCAATAAAACATACTTGAATTATAGGAATTAAGGGTATATAATTCGAATACGTTATGATAAAACATCTTAGGGGGACTTTCAGTGTCAAACTTACAAATCATTCTGAACGTAGCAGTGTTGCTTGTGTTCGTTGGAATTTTATATGTTATGAACAAAAAGCACGTTAAATTTTCTAATCGTGTTTTTGCAGGTCTAGGCTTAGGGATTGTACTTGGGCTAGGGCTTCACTTTATCTATGGTATTGATTCGGAGGTACTGACGAAAACAACATCTTGGTACAATATTATCGGTACAGGTTATGTAAAATTACTACAAATGATTGCTATGCCATTGGTATTTATCTCTATTTTAATTGCCTTTACAAAAATGAAGATTGGCAAAAACTTTGGGAAAATGGCGGCACTTATTTTAGCGATTTTAATTGGTACAACGGCTGTTTCAGCAGCGGTAGGTATTTTTTCAGCAACTGTATTTGATTTAGATGCAACGCAAATTTTGCAGGGGGATGCAGAAGCTGCACGTGGTCAATATATTGAGGAAAGAGCAACAGGCTTAGCAGCACCAGATTTACCAACACAAATTATTGAGTTATTCCCAGCAAATCCGTTCCTTGATTTAACGGGTGCTCGTTCTACTTCAACGATTGCGGTTGTAATTTTCTCAGCATTCCTTGGTTTTGCTTATTTACGTGTGGCACGTAAGGATGAGGGGACAGCAGCTACTATTAAAAAAGGCTTGGATGCTATTTATGCGCTTGTCATGGGTGTTGTAACAATTATTTTACGTTTAACACCATACGGTATTTTAGCGATTATGGCTCGTACTGTGGCAACATCTGATTTTAGTGCTATTTATAACTTAGGTAAATTTGTCATTGCGTCCTATGTAGCATTAATTATTGTATTTATTGTACATTTATTAATTTTGACATTTAGTGGCTTAAACCCAATTACGTATGTAAAAAAATCTGCAGAAACATTGTTATTTGCTTTTACATCACGTTCAAGTGCGGGCACATTGCCTATGAATATTCAAACGCAAACAGGACGTCTTGGGGTATCTGAAGGTATTGCAAACTTCTCTGCTTCCTTCGGCTTATCTATTGGTCAAAATGGCTGTGCAGGCGTCTATCCTGCTATGCTAGCCATTATGATTGCACCAACTGTTGGCATTAATCCGCTTGATCCCGTCTTTCTTATTACGGTTATTGCAGTAGTAGCGATTAGCTCGTTTGGTGTAGCAGGTGTTGGTGGTGGTGCGACATTTGCAGCAATTCTAGTATTATCAGCGCTTGATTTACCAGTTGCGCTTGCGGGTGTATTAATCTCTGTGGAGCCTTTAATCGATATGGGGCGTACAGCTTTAAATGTTAGTGGTTCAATGACTGCTGGTGTGACAACAGCACGTGTAACAAAAGAATTGGATACAGCTATGTATAATAATAAAGAATTAGGTGCGCAAGTATCAGACCTATAACATAAAAAGAAGCCTCTTTTAAAGTAAAAAACTTTAAAGGGGCTTTTTTGTGTAGGTTATATTATTTTTACATAAAAATCTTGACCATTAATTAACTCGGCAACCTCGATATGATAATTTTGCTTGTAGTAATGATAAATATTGTAGGCTAAACCGGAGTGTCCATTTAAATATGTGCCTTTTTTAATTTCTTTACGTGGGTTATGGAAGTCAAAATATAAACGTGCATCAGGGCTCATTGTCTTTAAAATAGCCAGAAACTCTTGTTCTTCAATATGAATACCACGTGTATATCTACACTCTCTGCGATACGTATCGTGAGCGACATTCACTGGAGACGCTTCAAAAATCATTTCAATTTGTTTATTCAAATGACAACAACTCCTTTCGAATTATTAGTAGCATCCATTAAGAACAATTGATGAAAACTAAAACTTCGCGAAAGTT is part of the Lysinibacillus sp. FSL K6-0232 genome and harbors:
- a CDS encoding YitT family protein; protein product: MYFLTKSLVIIIGSIALSLGINVFLTPHEILDGGVVGLALILHYLYKLKIGLMIILISIPIFIIAWFKYRAYFYNSVHGLITSSFIIDLLKPVRNIVQIDALYSAICGGILVGFGIGLMLRFQTSTGGTDLIAQFICDKTGINVGVLIFFIDSIVIVIGGLLLSSTTFLLSIITVLVVGLTTSMMTSRI
- a CDS encoding DUF2252 family protein — protein: MGHALLEQVKQTRVHLREQLLATIFEEFDGQRMSLTEAQRLEKYRKMLESPFRFFRGSAYLFYFDVTKIASIFHTPDIKPTWIQGDMHMDNFGAFQNETGNIVFDVNDFDEGYVGSYITQPRKQRFKAF
- a CDS encoding DUF2252 family protein: MQSFLSSYLQQLKRFQRQQDDPMTMLFTKDNTKGPIKKMLKKLEKRQSTQFVQDITQINEDGKHVFQWKEEIQPVSAEEYEAISNALTNYTIKDIAIKYGSGTASIGLKRYYILVEGDIVLEMKEVRTAIPAYFLPYHEDFWNIYSHQGARVVGTQKAMHHLEDPHLAYVTLDGQEFYIRERSPFKKKVKPKNYKSLEDYYTTTAIMGQIAAKIHARADIDYSHVFTYHSEDEILKAIGKNHTIFIEHILLQAMHYKQVVYTDFELFKNWVEANASINAEEYSPNSLS
- a CDS encoding EAL domain-containing protein, with translation MESAIRYRIKTSNIVSLLKYLYEKYRHNTLYIKRLKALKQIIQHNDLQTYFQPIVDLQAKQTIGFEALNRPTPSQLFSSVDKFYEFVGQTNCVFLFECFCRNLSLQRFKERLSEKKMDRSFLVFLNIHPNVLIDKKYHSGETLQLLKELGIKPQQVVFELTERSAVVDFVEFERVLSHYRSQGYRIAVDDVGSGYNSLKTLIYLKPEFIKLDRSLIQFIDKNREQQQLVTLLMEYAEQANTKIIAEGIERYEELEYLSRIGIHYAQGYMIGKPAEEIQLGRIRMGDYEDRRSH
- a CDS encoding DMT family transporter, with product MKTYIADGMLLITAIVWGSGFVVTAIALEYFTAYQLMAARFALATLILILLFGKRLKKASKSVIWKGAILGAILYTAFALQTVGLEYTTPSKNAFLTAVNVIIVPLIALAVYKRRIDGYEIIGAFMAIFGIGLLSLEGSLTINIGDLLSLACAVGFAFDIFYTNLFVKKEDPITLTIIQFISASIIGIIIVIGQGDIPTSIEKEGMLSIVYLAIFSTVIAYLCQNIAYKHTSATKGAIILSMESFFGMAFSVLFLHELLTGRMIAGAALILLAILLAEVKPAHPKKKLMKI
- a CDS encoding PucR family transcriptional regulator — its product is MNVENFLQLPITKNFTVVAGHNGLHRAVHNVEILDFEFSPDIDPVRETIFTPNSVVLSSLLFAKQQPDYLLNAVKNLVELGASALAYKPVIFQHLPDEVLAYAEEQNFPILKFGGDEFFEKIILETMAYAKTQDYSFFLETILRRLIEEDITQEQVQSILQQLNKPFEKYVFVANLRADTLSHPSWMQPFFSLESLLKSGLVCTYKQSIFIIMTHSSQQFQFDKVLHEWLALYAIPTDTITFGYSSCYNSQTGFPVALREAFFASILAKIDMLPSYHYKSLASDRLFIELYRKEPAFAMEYVTEFLDPLLNHKADPDLMETAINYIIKKGNIKEVAVAQFCHPNTIRYRMTKIRQLVAPIDNDHVFYERLSAAVKLYLLHSLLNVE
- a CDS encoding L-cystine transporter produces the protein MSNLQIILNVAVLLVFVGILYVMNKKHVKFSNRVFAGLGLGIVLGLGLHFIYGIDSEVLTKTTSWYNIIGTGYVKLLQMIAMPLVFISILIAFTKMKIGKNFGKMAALILAILIGTTAVSAAVGIFSATVFDLDATQILQGDAEAARGQYIEERATGLAAPDLPTQIIELFPANPFLDLTGARSTSTIAVVIFSAFLGFAYLRVARKDEGTAATIKKGLDAIYALVMGVVTIILRLTPYGILAIMARTVATSDFSAIYNLGKFVIASYVALIIVFIVHLLILTFSGLNPITYVKKSAETLLFAFTSRSSAGTLPMNIQTQTGRLGVSEGIANFSASFGLSIGQNGCAGVYPAMLAIMIAPTVGINPLDPVFLITVIAVVAISSFGVAGVGGGATFAAILVLSALDLPVALAGVLISVEPLIDMGRTALNVSGSMTAGVTTARVTKELDTAMYNNKELGAQVSDL
- a CDS encoding GGDEF domain-containing protein → MKIGEVIEKGPCINEFMKNKEVDKLFTSNPSLRSVVVVRDEKPIGYITRTHFYQKIGTRYGYNLFMERQNKLVIKENFLIVDRNMLITEVSTLAMSRPPEDLYDDIIVTKNGLYNGIVSIRELLLRLVDIQVTIASFLNPLSSLPGNKLIDEKLEEALQLSEYSLIYFDLDHFKSYNDTYGFNKGDKILLYLTDILKRHICDAEDFLGHIGGDDFVAILPHHNIEKICQNIIADFDANISSFYHLEDLTYVQVANRAGELQPLTCTSLSIAVITNEYQCFDTVEQLSNVVTHVKKQCKKITGSCYLINKQQTYFVH